The following proteins are co-located in the Paenibacillus sp. FSL H8-0079 genome:
- a CDS encoding lytic transglycosylase domain-containing protein yields the protein MLTLEKAIGMVIAVVVLVSQYGSLSALGNYKLIDEEALDSKRLMQATKVEQVKQVKPEKQEKKVKVKSVAPAHIQMTDMLERYIELHHEKTVSRAKILKYVKWVSQYTKDTDIDSVWILAMMWQESRMLEDSVSSHGAIGLLQILPSTAKSFGVSKHALYQPETNIRTSITYMEYLIDKYDGNLRTATIAYNQGEGNVDKGKARPWYYNQVKEHHNKMLEIIKKGQQTSFNNRI from the coding sequence TTGCTCACTTTAGAAAAAGCAATAGGTATGGTTATTGCTGTTGTGGTATTAGTGTCGCAATACGGGAGTCTATCGGCATTAGGAAATTACAAATTGATCGACGAAGAAGCACTTGATTCCAAGAGATTAATGCAAGCAACGAAAGTAGAGCAGGTTAAGCAAGTAAAGCCAGAGAAGCAAGAGAAAAAAGTTAAAGTTAAATCCGTTGCTCCTGCGCACATACAAATGACGGATATGCTTGAGCGATATATAGAACTCCATCATGAGAAAACAGTGAGCCGAGCAAAGATACTGAAGTATGTGAAGTGGGTATCTCAATACACGAAGGATACGGATATCGATTCCGTATGGATTCTGGCTATGATGTGGCAGGAGAGCCGAATGTTAGAGGATAGTGTATCATCTCATGGGGCGATTGGGTTGCTTCAGATTCTTCCTAGTACAGCCAAGTCATTCGGTGTGAGCAAGCATGCGTTATATCAGCCTGAAACGAATATCAGAACAAGCATTACGTACATGGAGTATCTTATAGATAAATACGATGGAAATCTTCGTACCGCAACCATTGCTTATAATCAGGGGGAGGGCAATGTAGATAAGGGAAAGGCTCGCCCCTGGTACTACAATCAAGTGAAGGAACATCATAACAAGATGCTTGAAATAATCAAAAAAGGTCAACAAACATCATTTAACAATAGAATTTGA
- a CDS encoding D-alanyl-D-alanine carboxypeptidase family protein, whose translation MRKITKVIACMLIPVFLLSSLGVTQAQATIQGPSTHAQSAALIDVTSGRILYSKDGDKELRIASLTKIMTAIVAIEHSKLDEKVKVSPSAFAKEGSSIYLKLGEEMTLENMLYGLMLRSGNDAASAIAEHVGGSEEGFVLLMNKKAEQIGLTHSHFRNPHGLDAEGHYSTANDLARLTAYALHNPVFKRIVATEDKSAPNPNESWEYSWHNKNKMLRMYEGADGVKTGYTKKAFRCLVSSATRNGQQLAAVTLNDGNDWNDHARMLDFGFEYFPLVEVAKQEQPVQNTDVVTGRGFWYPLAKSEQSSLTKKLILHQNRAQSETEGKEPSTDPSFGLAGRIDMQLDGKLVGSIPVYRKGSYIPPEPKTEDATMGGIGNVSSWAAAWRAVLSHLLSP comes from the coding sequence ATGCGAAAAATAACGAAAGTCATTGCATGTATGCTTATCCCTGTCTTCTTGCTGTCTTCATTAGGAGTTACTCAAGCTCAGGCAACGATTCAAGGTCCGTCAACACATGCGCAAAGCGCTGCTCTCATTGATGTCACATCAGGCCGGATCTTATACAGCAAGGATGGGGATAAGGAACTGCGAATTGCCAGCTTGACCAAAATCATGACGGCGATCGTAGCGATCGAACACAGCAAGTTGGATGAGAAAGTTAAAGTGTCTCCCTCGGCTTTTGCCAAAGAAGGATCTTCTATCTATCTCAAATTAGGTGAAGAGATGACGCTCGAAAACATGTTGTACGGGCTAATGCTCCGTTCAGGCAATGACGCGGCCTCTGCGATCGCAGAACATGTGGGTGGTTCGGAAGAAGGTTTCGTACTGTTAATGAACAAAAAGGCGGAGCAAATTGGTCTGACGCATTCACATTTTAGGAACCCTCATGGTTTGGATGCAGAAGGTCATTATTCTACAGCCAATGATTTGGCCAGATTAACAGCATATGCGTTACATAATCCGGTGTTCAAACGCATCGTAGCCACGGAGGACAAATCCGCACCGAATCCCAATGAAAGCTGGGAATACTCCTGGCACAACAAAAATAAAATGCTGCGGATGTATGAAGGTGCAGATGGGGTGAAGACCGGCTACACGAAGAAAGCTTTCAGATGTTTGGTCAGCTCCGCTACACGTAATGGACAGCAGCTCGCCGCGGTAACGCTGAACGATGGTAACGACTGGAATGATCATGCTCGGATGCTCGATTTTGGGTTTGAATACTTCCCGTTGGTAGAAGTGGCCAAACAAGAACAGCCTGTGCAAAATACAGATGTCGTTACGGGCCGGGGATTTTGGTACCCACTGGCTAAGAGTGAACAAAGCTCATTGACCAAGAAGTTGATTCTGCACCAGAATCGAGCACAGTCGGAAACGGAAGGCAAGGAGCCATCGACCGATCCTTCCTTCGGATTGGCAGGTCGTATTGATATGCAGTTAGACGGCAAACTTGTTGGCTCAATTCCGGTGTATCGCAAAGGTAGTTATATTCCTCCTGAACCGAAGACAGAAGATGCAACGATGGGTGGCATCGGCAATGTCTCTTCCTGGGCAGCTGCATGGCGTGCCGTGTTAAGTCACCTGTTATCTCCTTAA
- a CDS encoding spore maturation protein, translated as MLTFINWISVWAIPVIIAFVPLYAFTKKVPVYESFVDGAKDGFSTAISIIPHLVGMMVAISVFRASGALDFVISLLAPLVSWMGVPGEVLPLGILRPLTGTGSLAFTTDLIKTHGPDSMIGRMASTIQGSTDTTLYVLTVYFGAVGIRNGRYALKVGLFSDVVGFIAALAICLLVFG; from the coding sequence TTGTTAACCTTCATCAACTGGATCTCCGTCTGGGCCATCCCGGTTATTATCGCGTTTGTTCCATTATATGCGTTTACCAAAAAGGTCCCGGTATACGAATCCTTTGTTGATGGGGCCAAAGATGGATTCTCGACTGCAATCAGCATTATTCCGCATCTCGTAGGCATGATGGTCGCGATCAGCGTATTTCGTGCCTCGGGTGCACTGGATTTTGTAATTAGTCTATTAGCTCCGCTTGTATCCTGGATGGGTGTACCAGGGGAAGTGTTGCCACTCGGGATTCTGCGTCCATTGACCGGGACAGGCTCCCTTGCGTTTACAACCGATCTGATCAAAACTCATGGCCCTGACTCCATGATTGGACGCATGGCATCTACGATTCAGGGAAGTACAGATACCACGTTATATGTGCTGACTGTCTACTTTGGTGCTGTAGGCATACGAAACGGTCGATACGCACTCAAAGTGGGGTTGTTTTCCGATGTCGTTGGTTTTATTGCAGCGCTCGCCATATGTTTGCTCGTTTTTGGTTAA
- a CDS encoding nucleoside recognition domain-containing protein, giving the protein MINLIWLLMILIGFAFAAINGNIEVVTQAAFDGAATGVTVCFGLISVLVFWMGMMKMAEDAGLLARIAKLLGPVVGFLFPDVPKNHPAMGYILSNMSANLLGLGNAATPMGIKAMQQLQELNPDKQTASPAMCTLLALNTASITIIPTTLIAIRLNYHSANATEIVGTTLMATIVATLAAIMADRWYRNRALHKPPPIPKSGNPGMKG; this is encoded by the coding sequence ATGATTAATCTAATTTGGCTACTTATGATCTTGATCGGATTTGCTTTTGCAGCCATCAACGGCAATATCGAAGTGGTCACGCAAGCCGCTTTTGATGGCGCGGCAACGGGAGTAACGGTCTGTTTTGGACTGATCAGTGTGCTTGTGTTCTGGATGGGTATGATGAAAATGGCTGAAGATGCTGGTCTCCTGGCCCGGATTGCTAAGCTGCTTGGTCCGGTAGTTGGTTTCCTGTTCCCCGATGTGCCCAAAAATCACCCGGCGATGGGTTATATTCTCTCTAATATGAGTGCGAATCTGCTGGGGTTAGGAAATGCGGCTACTCCAATGGGAATCAAAGCTATGCAACAACTGCAGGAGCTTAATCCGGACAAACAAACCGCTTCTCCTGCTATGTGCACCTTACTGGCTCTGAATACAGCGAGCATTACCATTATTCCGACAACGCTGATCGCCATCCGGTTAAACTATCATTCCGCAAATGCTACAGAGATTGTGGGAACAACATTGATGGCTACCATCGTCGCTACACTTGCTGCTATAATGGCCGATCGCTGGTATCGAAACAGGGCATTACATAAACCGCCGCCCATACCGAAAAGTGGCAATCCCGGCATGAAAGGATGA
- a CDS encoding sigma-70 family RNA polymerase sigma factor, translated as MGKFPEHISTNLQADKKYYTMDDVENIERCKLDEFFLGDCILVNENLIWHSVHKYIGKPEMIIKNHCVEKDDILQLGRLGFIKAVKAFDTGRGVKFSSFAVTAIVREIRCFLRDSASIIRPTRTATELINRINRLEHDMGYLPPAHEIALLLDEEEEKINKALQVGKGVKYLDEPVGADDQQTQSVTLLDTIYSGENIEEGVLDKLYVDAVIDSVKRKLSEKEVTVLKHRVDGFNQTQTADMEDISQMRVSRIMRKVAKMLDKPDQA; from the coding sequence ATGGGAAAATTTCCAGAACATATAAGTACGAATTTGCAGGCAGATAAAAAGTATTACACAATGGATGACGTAGAAAATATTGAACGTTGTAAGCTCGATGAGTTTTTCCTTGGGGACTGTATTCTGGTCAATGAGAACCTGATTTGGCATTCCGTTCATAAGTATATTGGAAAACCCGAAATGATTATTAAGAATCATTGTGTGGAGAAGGATGATATTCTTCAACTGGGTCGTCTGGGATTCATCAAAGCGGTTAAAGCATTTGATACGGGGCGTGGCGTAAAATTCAGTTCGTTTGCTGTTACTGCCATTGTCAGAGAAATCAGATGTTTTCTGAGAGATAGTGCAAGCATTATTCGTCCAACTCGCACAGCAACGGAATTAATCAACCGAATCAATCGACTTGAGCACGATATGGGCTACCTGCCACCAGCACATGAAATCGCATTGCTGCTTGATGAGGAAGAAGAGAAGATCAATAAAGCACTTCAAGTGGGTAAAGGTGTGAAATACCTGGATGAGCCTGTAGGTGCTGATGATCAACAAACCCAGTCCGTGACGTTGCTGGATACCATCTATAGTGGGGAGAACATTGAAGAAGGTGTTCTGGACAAGTTATACGTTGATGCGGTTATTGATTCGGTCAAGCGCAAACTTAGTGAGAAAGAAGTAACTGTTTTGAAGCATCGTGTAGACGGATTTAACCAAACCCAGACCGCAGATATGGAAGACATCAGCCAGATGAGAGTCTCCAGAATTATGAGAAAAGTGGCTAAAATGCTGGATAAACCGGATCAGGCGTAA